From one Bacillus sp. FJAT-42376 genomic stretch:
- a CDS encoding LXG domain-containing protein, translated as MKTLDVESLSQGIKTALAEIKSQKEQLKKVEEDVKSIENLYTFTGKGAQAIRSFYGETHKPLLAYYDFLFENYERVLKKMKEDLETLEPEKSGMIKQSFLEGELTTGLNETKNYTSDLTGEANGIIDTIKSIASVSNLDDSGVAGKVSDAKKDMDDTIKQLTEFDQTQTSELTTVDQDVQKLKSYVSEISGMYESGKLSVGGYMPGQLSDVGSHKSLKNDLLIKRFMNVGDTALNSLGDVGEKLGVADTLLISSQFVSGVPAYLVGSKIRIHYKGGVKPRFWNRVKGNYKFTVRVDPSWTTKGRHSNFAAKWLKNFSKSQPTNPVIKMAHKFVNSYTSPAHLVKHAAGFPKNFNGWLDGKKFMDGFGSRIETGVKDVAKRAADAKGLLKLGKGVPIASQVISIAGNAGEFFSAENKNKTVGEKTGRAFAGFATDLAAISGGAKIGAIAGTAIGGPVGTVVGGAIGGLAGGVVSVVAGDKIKDVGEKVGGVVEKGVKKVGKVTEKAISDTFKSVKGWFN; from the coding sequence TAAAGGCGCCCAGGCAATCCGTTCTTTTTATGGAGAAACGCATAAGCCCCTTCTCGCTTACTATGATTTCTTATTTGAGAACTACGAGCGGGTACTTAAAAAAATGAAAGAAGATCTTGAGACACTTGAACCTGAAAAAAGCGGTATGATTAAACAAAGTTTTCTGGAAGGTGAACTCACAACCGGTTTAAACGAAACGAAAAACTACACCTCCGATCTGACCGGCGAAGCGAACGGAATCATCGATACCATTAAATCCATCGCATCGGTAAGTAACCTTGACGACAGCGGTGTAGCTGGTAAAGTAAGTGATGCAAAGAAAGACATGGACGATACAATCAAGCAGCTAACCGAGTTTGACCAAACACAAACGTCCGAGCTCACGACGGTAGATCAGGACGTGCAGAAATTAAAGTCCTATGTAAGCGAAATCTCCGGTATGTATGAAAGCGGGAAATTGTCGGTTGGGGGGTATATGCCGGGGCAGCTGTCTGATGTTGGTAGTCACAAAAGTTTGAAGAATGACTTGTTAATTAAACGGTTTATGAATGTAGGAGATACTGCACTAAATTCATTGGGAGATGTTGGGGAAAAGTTAGGGGTTGCAGATACACTACTAATCTCCTCTCAGTTCGTATCAGGAGTTCCAGCATATTTAGTGGGCTCAAAAATTAGAATTCATTATAAAGGCGGGGTTAAGCCGCGGTTCTGGAATCGCGTAAAAGGAAATTATAAATTCACCGTTAGAGTAGATCCTTCTTGGACTACTAAAGGAAGGCATTCCAATTTTGCAGCTAAATGGCTTAAAAACTTCTCGAAATCACAGCCCACCAATCCTGTAATCAAGATGGCTCATAAATTTGTTAATTCTTATACAAGCCCTGCTCATTTAGTAAAACATGCAGCCGGATTTCCTAAAAACTTCAACGGCTGGCTGGATGGCAAAAAATTCATGGATGGGTTTGGAAGCAGAATTGAAACCGGCGTCAAAGATGTAGCCAAAAGGGCTGCAGATGCAAAGGGACTTTTAAAACTAGGAAAAGGTGTACCAATTGCATCGCAAGTTATTTCCATAGCTGGGAACGCAGGTGAATTTTTTAGTGCTGAAAATAAAAACAAAACAGTCGGAGAAAAAACTGGAAGAGCATTTGCTGGATTTGCTACAGACTTAGCTGCAATCAGCGGCGGTGCTAAAATTGGAGCAATTGCAGGAACTGCTATTGGAGGTCCGGTCGGTACAGTTGTAGGAGGGGCCATTGGCGGATTAGCTGGAGGCGTAGTAAGTGTCGTAGCTGGAGACAAAATTAAAGATGTTGGAGAAAAAGTTGGAGGAGTTGTCGAAAAAGGCGTTAAAAAGGTCGGTAAAGTAACTGAAAAAGCCATTTCTGATACATTTAAATCTGTAAAAGGGTGGTTCAACTAA